Below is a window of Dictyostelium discoideum AX4 chromosome 1 chromosome, whole genome shotgun sequence DNA.
TATTTTGAATAAAcgaaagaaaaagattaatcaatgataaattaattaaataaataagtgTTTTCtaataaagatatttataACTTATTAACATTGAAAAATCTAGCTATAGAATTAGCATATTCTTTATACTATTTTCATAAATTCATATACACACAAAAATACGAATAAATCTCAATTAAagcttgaaaaaaaaaaaagaaaagaaaaaagttgaaaaaaaagtttaaaaaaaaaaaaaaaattgaaaaaaaagtgaaaaaaaagaatttggatttaaattactttgaccaaattaatttcaaccTTAAAAATCTCATaccttttaaattaaaaattaaacccaaataaaataaaaatctattttttgaattaaaaaaaaaaagtttgattttggattatttacaatattttttttatttttgttgactattttttaattattcttGGACAGAACCAGCAtcatgatggtgatgatggtgattttGATGTTCACCACCCATATCTTGATCACCATCACTATTAGCTAAACCAGGTGAAGATGATCTTTCAATAgttagttgttgttgttgttgttgatgatgatgatgctgtaattgttgttgatgatgttgttgttgttgttgttgttgttgttgttgttgttgaaatcGTTGTAGTTGAAATTGttgagcttgttgttgttgttgttgctgttgttgtaattgttgttgtcgttgAGTTAGTTCTatataatatctttttaaattttcttcaatttcaggagttgataaaaattcaggatcaattaattccaaagtttctttatttaaattattatgagCATAATGAAAGAAATGATTACAAAGTGCAGCAGCTCTACCTTTGAAAGTTTTAATTGGAGTTTCAGGTAACTTTTTCAAAgcttttttattctttattgaGGTTCTACCACTACCCTTTGAATTCATATCTCTTAATATCTTTGTAACCTCTTCATAGTCTTTCTTTATGATATCAGaatcttcaaatttaaatcttcTAATTAAAATCTCTCTCGATATTGGGTCCTCTTTCTCCAAATATTCCAAACCAATTCTATAATCATCCAATTGAGTAAATAATCTCTTTGAGTTACCTCTTGATCTTTGCCAAAATTGTTTAACGATTGCAATACCTTCAGTGATGTCTACATTGATTCCTTGAGAGATTTGGTCACCAAATAATCTCTCTTGATCTTTTTGAAGTGCCCAACCATTGTCAAATAATGGTTCCAATATtctattgattttatttgatatatTTTGTGAATAAATTCTTCTTCTCTTTTTTGGTTGTTCATCTGAATATGAGTAATCACCTGGTGATCCTTGTTCTAATAACTCATGGTGATGGTTTCCACTTGGATGATATTGATAAACCATATGcattggtgatgatgttgtatttataatttgttgttgaggttgtagtattatttgttgttgagtttGAACTAATTGTTGTTGCACTTGAATCTGTGGTTGTGTTGTTTGTGAggttggttgttgttgttgttgctgttgttgtgttGTTTGTGAGACTGACTgttgtgtttgttgttgttgttgcactTGAATCTGTGGTTGTGTTGTTTGTGAGTTTGGTTGTTGTGATGATTGACTTTGTGAAGTAGATGAGACTTGAATTTCATCTATATTTTGACTGACTATtgatacattattattattattattgttgttattattgttgttactaACATTgctaccattattattattattattactattattattattattattattattattattattattattattattattattattattattattattattattattattattattattattattattattattattattattattattattattattattattattattattactactactattactattactattgctattgctattaccATTGCTATTAccattgctattgctattaccattactattaccattgctattgctattgctattactattgctattgttattgctattgctattactattgttattgttattgttattgttattgttattgttattgttattgttattgttattgctattgctattgctattgctattgccattggtattactattactaatactaatactattactattactattactattactattactattactattactattactattactattactattactattgctattgctattgctattgctattgctgttactattgctattactattgctactattgttgttgatgttaccactattgttattattagtattagttttggtgttattattagtattagtattattgttattattattattattattattattattattattattattattattattattattattattattattattattattattattattactagtattagtattagtattattagtattattattagtattgctgttgctattgctattactATTGCCATTGCCATTGCTATtactattgctattattattattcatattattattattattattattattattattattattattattattattattattattattattattattattattattattattattattattattattagtattagtaccaccaacaacaattggAGTTGCATTTGTAGCTATAGAGgctgtattattattattattattattattattattattattattattattattattattattattattattattattattattattattatttgaaattctaTTTACACTTGGATcatttacattatttaaattattgtttgTATTATGAGTTAAattatgatttaaattatgatttaaatttaaattattatttaatggttgaggatttggtattgaaattggtaccatcatttttctttttaattctgGATATCTTATATGAATTACAGAGGTTAACATATCTTCTAAACgttgattttgatgataaAGTTTTTGAAGTTGATCCCAAACACCGCCAATCTTTTCATTGACTACATCAGATACTGTATTCAATAATACTTGACCACAATCACATTCACAATTACAACATTTCTTTTGATAAACTGGAATCATTccatgatgatgatgaagatgctCTGCTTGTGGCGATTGagtttgatttaaaatctcttgatgatggtgatgatgatgtaatTCACTTTCATCCATTTCAATATCATGTTGATGCTCATGTTCTAAAAACTCATGATGTTCTTGATGTTCATGAATCTCTTGAATTTCTTGAATTTCTTGATGCTCTTCTTGGTGTTCTTGGTGCTCCTCTTGATGTTCTTCTTGAtgttcttcttcctcttgttcttgttgctcttgttgttgttgttgttgttgttgttgttgttgttgttgttgttgttgttgttgttgttgttgttgttgttgttgttgttgttgtggtggtggtggtggtggtggtggtggttgttgttgttgttgttgttgttgttgttgttgttgttgttgttgttgttgttgttgttgtggttgtgattGTGGTAGTgtttgttgctgttgctgttgtgattgttcttgttgttttcTTCTCTCTTGAGATTGTTCAGTGGAGGGAACTAAAACATCTATAACTTGAAGTTGTTGACAATCTTGCTCAACTTGTTGTTGCAATTGATCAATTGGTGTACCATTTTGATCATAAGGTGTAATGTTATCTTCTAATTCAACTTCTTGCTCTTGTTCAATAttaagttgttgttgttgtttttgtttttttaatgtatCCGTATCTGTGACTAACTCTTCGTGATGAATTGAAGGTGAGGTATCGATATGTAAATGATGTTCTgtatcttcattttcattactatcatcattatccTCATCACTTTCATCATTGtcattactactactactactattattattattatcctcTTCTTCGCCAACCTTTTTCCTATTTTcttgttgatgatggtggtgatgattgtTATTTTCTTTTCCATCATCGTTTTTAATTTGTGGTGATAGTATAATCAACGTTGGGTTTTGAGATTGATAATCCATTGGCTCCATtgttatctatttttttcatatactattattaaaaataaaaaaaaaaaaaaaaaaaaaaaaaaaaaaaaaaaaaaggatataTTAATGTTAAAATTCATTCTCCCATCTTTTCCTGTAAACTTTTATtcttggttttttttttttttttccaaacacttttttttttttccaaacactttttttttttaaaaaaccaaagtgaaaaacaaaaacaaaaaaaaaaaaaaaaaaaaaaaaaatcttaattttaaaaataaaaaaaataaaaaatcctCGTTGGTGATTCAACTTTGCTaaaccaaataatttattatattatgtAAAAAATAGAGataattacctttttttttttttttaaaattattattttttgaagtttttaaaattgatggccaatgtaaaaatttttacatagttatgtaaaaaaaaaaaattgaaaaattgaaaaaaaaagtaaaaaaaaataaaaaataaaaaaaaaataaaataaaaaatatcaaagtagttcggtttttttttttttttttttacgtTATCAATTTtgacatttttatttttaaatctttttttaattgtattatttgtcacatttttaaaatctgccaacaaaaaaaataaaatataattgtttattttatgatcatttatcaaaatatctgaggtttaaatttttttaagaaaaaattgattttaaaagttgattaaatatttattttgattagttccctttgattttattttattgtttttttttttttttttttttttttttttttccaaattgtaatttattttatttatttattttattaattttttttttatattttatattttttttttttttgttaatttttttttttaatttttttttttttttttcaaaatattttttaattttaattcccACAAATTAACAATGAgcgattataataataatagtaataataataatgaaaacgaacaagatgaaaataaaaataatacaattcaaGAGATAACTGAACAATTTCTCACATTAAGATCTCTAAATGAAggtttaaaagaaaaaaatctTCAATTAATACATCAACAAGAGGTatctgaaaataaaattgatacatttaaaaaagagttagaaaataaaactgAACAGTAAGttaactaaaataaaaaaaatactaaaaaaaatactaaaaaaaaaaaaaaatatactaaaaaatatacaataCTTTAGAATAAATtcattagaaaataaattagcgaataaagaagaagaattaagagaaataaaatatataaatgaaGAATTATACAAGTGGAAAGAAACCCATAGATTAACAGATGatgattatataaaattaaaagatacaATTAGATTAAAGGATGATAATATTAGTTCACTATCAATTCAACTAGAGcatacaataaataaaaatgcgTATGTATCactttatattattattattattattattattatttttaatataaaattagattattaatattatttatttatttcgtTATACCTATACACACACAGTATGTTAACAGAGAGTTTAAAAGAAGTTGGTGATAGAGGTAGTATATTTGAAAGAGATGAAAGCTTTAATATAAGCAGTGCAAgtaaacaattattagattatcaaaaaatgTTATCATatcataaaattaaatcaatagaAGAGAAAtatacaacaattaaaaatattaatttgggTTTACAAAAAGCAATTCAAGAACTTGCTttggaaaatgaaaaattacgTTATGCATTAGTcaatatagaaaaaaatgCTCTATAACTATTACTCTCAACttaatttattcattgtACATTTTCTATTCctccacttttttttttttttttttttttttttttttttttcaatttttttccTTATTTGGATATccacaaaattttttttttttttttttttttttttttttttttttttctccaaatcaatcaattaataaacttCAGTttaaactaaataaataaatcaaaaaaaactaataaacaGCAGTTTAAACTAAACTAAACTAAActaaactaaataaaataaaataaaataatttgattaatccaattttggaaaaaaaaaaagaacaaaaataaaattaattaaaaataaatatttatttttattataaaacttaaagcccatttttttttttttttatttttttttttgggatttgctttaattttttttttttaattttttttttaattttttttttttaattttttaattttttttttttttttttttttttttttttttgaaattttttttttatattgtatttttaacacaccaaatatatatttatatttatatatttatatatttttttttattttattttcacaccCTATtctatataaattaattttttttttttttaacaacaaattaaaaaaaaaaaaaaaaaaaaaaaaatcaagacAAGATGGATGAACATTATGATGTTATTGTTTTAGGTACTGGTCTCAAGGAATGTATTATTAGTGGTTTATTATCAGTTGATGGTAAGAAAGTCCTCCATATGGATAGAAATGGATATTATGGTGGTGAATCAGCATCATTGAATATGAATCAATTATGGGAGAAATCACATGGCAAAGAAAAGAAAGCACCAGAGACATTAGGATCATCAAGAGACTACaatgttgatttaattcCAAAATTCATTCTCAGCAGTGGTCTTTTAGTTAAGATGTTGTTACACACAGATGTTACACGTTATTTGGACTTCAAAGTTGTAGATGGCTCATATGTCTACTCATCAGGTAAGATCAACAAGGTTCCATCAACAGATACAGAAGCCCTCACATCATCATTGGTTGGTCTCTTGGACAAACTTCCATTAAGAAAATTCTTTATCTTTGTTCAAAACTATGAAGAAAACAATCCAGCTACCCACGATGGTTTGAACTTAAAAATCACCACTATGGATGCCCTCTTCAAAAAGTATGGTTTAAGAGAAAACATCGTAGATTTCATTGGTCATGCACTCGCTCTCTATCTCGATGATAGCTACCTCCAACAACCAGCTCATGATACCATCATGAGAATGAAACTCTATGCTGACTCTTTAGCTCGTTACAGTAAATCACCATACATTTATCCATTATATGGTTTAGGTGAATTACCACAAGCATTTGCCCGTTTATCTGCTATCTATGGTGGTACATATATGcttaataaaccaattgaaaatattgttttcgatgaagaaaagaaaattattaaagttaCATCTGAAGGTGAAGTaagtatttaatttaattaattaatttataatttattattattattattttattctaattttttttttttttttttttttttttttttttttttttttttttttttttttttttttttttttttttttttttttttttttaaaaaaaactattttttagACTGTAACATGTGATAAAATTGTTTGTGATCCATCATATTTCCCAAATAAAGTTCAAAAGAAAGGTAAAATTATTCGTTCAATTTGTATTTTGAATGGTCCAATTCCATCTGCTGATAAGAAATTTGAATCACTCCAAATCATTATCCCACAAAAACAAGTTAAACGTCAATCAGATATGTACGTTGGTGTTATGTCATCCGCTCATTGTGTCTGTCCAAAGGGTAAATACATTGCCATCGTTTCAGCCACTGTTGAAACCAATGAACCAGAGAAAGAATTAGCACCAGCTTACGCTTTATTAGGTCCAATTCAAGAGAAATTTGTCTATATTTCTGATTTCATTGAACCAATTGCTGATGGTACTGCCGACAATGTTTTCATCTCAAAATCATATGATGCTACCTCTCACTTTGAAACCACTTGTGAAGATGTCATGGATATGTACAAGAGAATCACTGGTAAAGATTTAGTTCTCACTGTTCATCCAAATATTCTtaaacaacaagaagaagcTGGTAAccaagaacaagaagaacaataaaaaaaaaaataaaaaaataaaaataaaaaaataaaaataaaaaaaataaataaataataattaaattataataataataataataaaaaaaaaaaaaaaaaaaaattcaaatcattttttataaaaaaaaaaaaaaaaaaaaaaaaagatatatataaaaaaataataataataattatgataaaaatagaatttcttaaaaaaaaaataaataattaatttgtaattttcatcttcaacactttttaattactttcaccccttttttttttttttttttatttttatttttattttttttattttttttcgtccataaaatttttttttttttttttttttttttttactaaaacTATtccacaaaataaaaaaaatgacaccAAATATTCATACAGTTATATTAGATATTGAAGgtacaacaacaccaatttCATTTGTACATGATGTATTATTTCCATATATTAGAGATAATTTAGTTAGACATATCAATCAGAAATGGGGTAGtgaagaattaaaacaagatattaaagaattatataaattatatttagaGGATAACAAAGCATCGGAATTAGTTGTAAACAATCAATTCAATACACCAGAGATTTTAAATCCAGATGATGAATCAACAGATAAAGAAAAGTTAATTGAATCTGTCATTAGAAATGTTATCTATCAAATGGATAATGACAGAAAATCGACACCATTAAAGCAATTACAAGGTCATATGTGGTTGGAGGGTTACGAAAATGAGTTGGTCAAGGGTGTGGTTTTCCCTGAGGTTCCAAAAGCTTTTGAAAATTGGAATTTGAATCATATCGATATTTACATCTATAGCAGTGGTAGTATCGCTGCCCAAAAGTTGTTATtcaattattcaaatttcGGCTCACTTTTACCTTATATTAAAGGTCATTTCGATACAACAATCGGTGGTAAATTACATCCTTCATCTTATGAAAAGATTTTAtctacaattaataatggttcTCCAAATAGTTATCTCTTTGTAACTGATTCAATCTTGGAAGCTAAAGCTGCTAGAGAATCTGGTCTCAATGTTTGTTTATCAATTAGAGATGGTAATCCTCCAATCGTTGATagagaattattaaatacttTTGATCAAGTTTCTTCTTttgatcaattatttaataaatttaattttaaaaattaatttgtttagaaaatgaaaataaaaaaaaaaaaaataaaaaattaaaaataaaaaaaaaaaaattaaaatatttatttattattatcattaatattgtattattagtgttattattattattattattattattattattattattattattattattattattattattattattattattattattattattattattattattattattattattattattattattattattattattattattattattattatttattaatttgtttagaaaaaaaaaaatataaaataaaaaaaaaataaaaaaatgataacaccaaaatttaaaatattttagtaataaataatacaatttaaaaacacTGCCGAGAAGATATAAGGAAATTCCTTTGAAGTCCGATCAcaggttaaaaaaaaaaaaaaaaaaatattattaaaatatttatttttatcttttttatttaattcatttttatgactattattttatttttatttttttaataaagatataaataaattttaaaaattaatttgttaagaggaaaaaataaaataataataataataataataataataataataataataataataatattaataataataataataataatattaataataataataatagtaataataataataataataataataataataaaatttaaattaatagagATAAGAGTTTATTGTAAATTTTGATTAGCTATGGCTTATTGTAAATTTGgttaaatttggaaaaaaaaaaataaaataaaataaaaataaaataaaaaaaaaaaaaaaaaattttttttgatggttGAACCCActgaattttaattaaaagaaatgatggtacttttttttttattttttttttattattttttttatttttatttttttttttttttttataaaaaaatcaatttttttttttttttttttttttttttttttttttttttttaatatattaaataaatacacaaaaaaataaataaataaaaaatggaagAACAAAATGATTTCACTTG
It encodes the following:
- a CDS encoding Rab GDP dissociation inhibitor alpha, giving the protein MDEHYDVIVLGTGLKECIISGLLSVDGKKVLHMDRNGYYGGESASLNMNQLWEKSHGKEKKAPETLGSSRDYNVDLIPKFILSSGLLVKMLLHTDVTRYLDFKVVDGSYVYSSGKINKVPSTDTEALTSSLVGLLDKLPLRKFFIFVQNYEENNPATHDGLNLKITTMDALFKKYGLRENIVDFIGHALALYLDDSYLQQPAHDTIMRMKLYADSLARYSKSPYIYPLYGLGELPQAFARLSAIYGGTYMLNKPIENIVFDEEKKIIKVTSEGETVTCDKIVCDPSYFPNKVQKKGKIIRSICILNGPIPSADKKFESLQIIIPQKQVKRQSDMYVGVMSSAHCVCPKGKYIAIVSATVETNEPEKELAPAYALLGPIQEKFVYISDFIEPIADGTADNVFISKSYDATSHFETTCEDVMDMYKRITGKDLVLTVHPNILKQQEEAGNQEQEEQ
- a CDS encoding 2,3-diketo-5-methylthio-1-phosphopentane enolase, yielding MTPNIHTVILDIEGTTTPISFVHDVLFPYIRDNLVRHINQKWGSEELKQDIKELYKLYLEDNKASELVVNNQFNTPEILNPDDESTDKEKLIESVIRNVIYQMDNDRKSTPLKQLQGHMWLEGYENELVKGVVFPEVPKAFENWNLNHIDIYIYSSGSIAAQKLLFNYSNFGSLLPYIKGHFDTTIGGKLHPSSYEKILSTINNGSPNSYLFVTDSILEAKAARESGLNVCLSIRDGNPPIVDRELLNTFDQVSSFDQLFNKFNFKN